In a genomic window of Acropora muricata isolate sample 2 chromosome 2, ASM3666990v1, whole genome shotgun sequence:
- the LOC136908789 gene encoding collagen alpha-1(XXVII) chain-like — translation MKYSQVTIPCCKSLRLFVLLITCCTILVHISATESLKNDDAQETRGELPRLNRERREIKKNGKTSLQDIEKRLQIIEQRFDALLSYPHGSYNALVAYLLGKKSQDNGNANKGPPGPPGIRGPKGEAGKLGDQGPVGKTGAQGPQGAKGEMGQDGNGTNGVNYVRWGRTSCPNGTQIVYQGIIGGEWYNHYGGGSQYLCLPRNPKYDKYQNGHQYAG, via the exons ATGAAGTATTCGCAAGTTACTATCCCTTGTTGTAAAAGCCTGCGATTGTTCGTGCTGTTAATCACGTGTTGTACCATTTTGGTTCACATCTCTGCCACGGAGAGCCTAAAAAATGACGATGCACAAGAAACAAGAGGAGAGTTACCAAGGTTGAACCGCGAACGCAGAGAAATTAAGAAGAACGGCAAAACAAGTCTACAGGACATTGAAAAACGACTTCAAATCATCGAACAGAG ATTTGATGCCCTACTCAGTTATCCACACGGATCTTACAATGCACTTGTCGCCTACCTTTTAG GGAAGAAATCCCAAGACAATGGAAATGCAAACAAGGGACCCCCTGGTCCACCAGGGATACGTGGCCcaaaag GGGAAGCAGGCAAGCTGGGAGACCAAGGACCTGTTGGTAAGACTGGAGCGCAGGGACCTCAAGGCGCCAAAGGAGAGATGGGGCAAGACGGCAATGGAACGAATGGGGTGAATTATGTGCGATGGGGAAGAACATCATGTCCCAATGGCACCCAGATTGTTTATCAAG GGATAATTGGTGGAGAGTGGTACAATCACTACGGGGGTGGATCACAGTACCTTTGTCTTCCTCGCAACCCAAAGTACGACAagtaccaaaatggccaccagtaCGCCGGATAA